TGCAGCAGGCGGGCAATCTCGCGGGTTGCAGGCGGATGACGGAACACCGGCAGGGCGAAGGTCGCCTCGGTCACGAACAACTCGGCCGGCACCGGCTCGAAGGCAGCACAGGTCGGATCGGCGCGACGCTTGTAATCGCCGGAGATCACCGCGCGGCGGCCGCGATACTCGATTGCGACCTGCGCCGATCCCAGCACATGGCCGGCCGGCGCCAGAAATACGGTCACATCCCCCACCCGCAGCCGCTGACCATAGGGCAGGGGTTGTCCGTGCACCGCCTCGGCGCCGAAGCGGCTGCGCATGATTGCCAGGGTCTCGGGCGTTGCCAGCACCGCGCCATGGCCGGGGCGGGCATGATCGGTATGGCCATGGGTGATGATCGCTCGCGGCTTTGCCCTGACCGGATCGATCCAGACATCCCCCGGCGGGCAGTACAGCCCGTGCGGCAGCGGCACCAGCCAGTCGATGCCGGCCCCGGCCGATGATGACGACAGGCCGGGCGCCGGCATGTCGGGTGATGGCGGGGGAAGGGCCATGGGCGGGGGCTTTCGGCGATGACGACACAGGCGACGGGACAGACGTCAGGATATCCGGCTCCGTCCGGGAATCTGGGATCATCTGACCGCCGATCCAGCCCAGGGGCTCGCCTTCCGTCCCGGTCGCGCCATACTATCCGGCCATGACCATCCGCGAACCCCGTCTGCCGGTGCCCCTGCAACCGGATGCCGACCTGCCGACGCCGGCGCCCCTGCCCGATCGGGTGGGGGCGTGGTTCGCCGCGCGCGGCTGGCTGCCGCATCCGCATCAGCTGCGCATGCTGGCCGCGGCCGAAGCCGGGCTGCCAGTGCTGCTGATCGCGCCCACCGGGGCCGGCAAGACGCTTGCGGGCTTTCTTCCGGCGCTGGTCCGTGCGGCATCAGGCGAGGGCGGCGGCCGGCTTGACACGCTGTATATCTCGCCGTTGAAGGCGCTGGCCGCCGACATCGCCCGCAATCTGGAGCAACCGATCGCCGGGATGGGGCTGGCGCTGAGCGTGGGTATCCGCACCGGCGACACCGATCAGCGCACGCGCGAACGACAGCGCAAGGCGCCACCGGAACTGCTGTTGACCACGCCGGAATCGCTGGCGCTGATGCTGTCCTATGCCGACGCGCCCCGGATCTTCGGGCGGTTGGCGACGGTGATCGTCGACGAGGTCCATGCGATTTCGGGCACCAAGCGCGGCGATCTGCTGGCCCTGGGTCTGGCGCGACTGAAAGCGCTGTCGCCGGGGCTTCGCGTGGTGGGTCTGTCGGCGACGGTGGCGGATGAAGAGGCCGTGCGCCGCTGGGTGGACGGGCGGGCGGTGGTGGTGCGCGGACAGGAGGCCGCCCGCGCCGACGTGACGATGCTCATCCCTGAAGATGAGCGCGTGCCCTGGGCGGGGCATCTGGCCCGCCATGCCATGGCCGGTGTGTATGAGGCGATCCGCGGCCATGGCACGACGCTGGTGTTCGTGAACACCCGCGCGCAGGCGGAGCTTGTGTTCCAGGAATTGTGGCGGCTGAACGATGACGGGCTGGCCATCGCCCTGCATCATGGCAGCCTGGCGGCGGAGCAGCGCCGCAAGGTGGAGGCGGCGATGGCCGCCGGCCGGCTGCGCGCTGTGGTCGCGACCTCGTCGCTGGATCTGGGCATCGACTGGGCGGCGGTGGATCTGGTGATGCAGATCGGCGCGCCCAAGGGCGTGTCGCGGCTGGTGCAGCGTATCGGCCGGGCCAATCACCGGCTGGATCTGACGTCGAAAGCGATCCTGGTGCCGGCCAACCGGTTCGAGGTGCTGGAATGTCTTGCGGCCCTTGAAGCGGTGGCCGATGGCGAGCTGGATGGAGAGCCGCCGCGCAGCGGCGCGCTCGATGTTCTGGCCCAGCATATTCTGGGCCGCGCCTGCACGGCGCCGTTCGATGCCGCAGACCTGTATGACGAGGTGCGCGGCGCGGCACCCTATGCGGGTCTTGCCCGCGCCGATTTCGATGCCGTGCTCGATTTCGTCGCGACCGGCGGCTATGCCCTCAGGGCCTATGAGCGGTTCCGGCGGATCGAACAGGACGAGGCCGGGCTGTGGCGGGTGTCGGGTCCGGTCGCGGCGCGGCAGTACCGGATGAATGTCGGCACGATCGTGGAACTGCCGATGCTGAATGTCCGGCTGACCAAGGCGGGCGGCAAGGGCTATGGCGGCCGGGTTCTGGGGCGGATCGAGGAATGGTTCGTCCAGGGGCTGGCGCCGGGAGACAGCTTCATCTTCGCCGGCGAACTGCTGGTCTATGAGGCGCTGCGCGAGACCGACGTGATCGTCAGTCGCGGCCGAGGCGGCGACCCGAAGGTGCCGTCCTATGGCGGCGGCCGGTTCCCGATCTCGGCGTCCCTGGCCCGGCGGGTGCGGGCGATGCTTGCCGATCCGGCACACCGCGCCCTGCTGCCGGTGGCGGTCGCGGACTGGCTGGCGATGCAGGATCTCCGCTCGGTGATGCCCGGCCCCGACGGCCTGCTGGTCGAGACCTTTCCCCGTGGTGAACGCTGGTTTCTGATCGCCTATGGTTTTGCCGGCCGCAACGCTCACCAGACCCTGGGCATGCTGCTGACACGGCGGATGGAGCGCTTCGGCCAGCGGCCGATGGGCTTCGTTGCCAATGACTATGCGATCGCGGTCTGGAGCCTGGACGAAGCGACGCGTATCGACGAGCTGTTCGGCCAGGACATGATGGGCGAGGATCTGGAGGCGT
This genomic stretch from Tistrella bauzanensis harbors:
- a CDS encoding ligase-associated DNA damage response DEXH box helicase, producing the protein MTIREPRLPVPLQPDADLPTPAPLPDRVGAWFAARGWLPHPHQLRMLAAAEAGLPVLLIAPTGAGKTLAGFLPALVRAASGEGGGRLDTLYISPLKALAADIARNLEQPIAGMGLALSVGIRTGDTDQRTRERQRKAPPELLLTTPESLALMLSYADAPRIFGRLATVIVDEVHAISGTKRGDLLALGLARLKALSPGLRVVGLSATVADEEAVRRWVDGRAVVVRGQEAARADVTMLIPEDERVPWAGHLARHAMAGVYEAIRGHGTTLVFVNTRAQAELVFQELWRLNDDGLAIALHHGSLAAEQRRKVEAAMAAGRLRAVVATSSLDLGIDWAAVDLVMQIGAPKGVSRLVQRIGRANHRLDLTSKAILVPANRFEVLECLAALEAVADGELDGEPPRSGALDVLAQHILGRACTAPFDAADLYDEVRGAAPYAGLARADFDAVLDFVATGGYALRAYERFRRIEQDEAGLWRVSGPVAARQYRMNVGTIVELPMLNVRLTKAGGKGYGGRVLGRIEEWFVQGLAPGDSFIFAGELLVYEALRETDVIVSRGRGGDPKVPSYGGGRFPISASLARRVRAMLADPAHRALLPVAVADWLAMQDLRSVMPGPDGLLVETFPRGERWFLIAYGFAGRNAHQTLGMLLTRRMERFGQRPMGFVANDYAIAVWSLDEATRIDELFGQDMMGEDLEAWMAESSMLRRTFRTVAVIAGLIEQRYPGQEKTGRQVTFSADLIYDVLRRHQPDHVLLKATWADAAGGLTDLARLNDMLSDIQGRIQHRSLPRVSPLAVPLLLEVGRESVPGRADDDLLGEAAALIHEATDLTS